From Paenibacillus physcomitrellae, the proteins below share one genomic window:
- a CDS encoding DNA polymerase III subunit alpha: MTSESFVHLHVHSEYSLLDGAARLEDLVDKAAEYGMNALALTDHGVMYGTVPFYKLCKSKGIKPIIGMEAYFTADSRKERGSRKDQPIYHLILLAKNEQGYRNLMKLCSIGHLEGFHYKPRIDWDVLKQHSEGLVVLSACLGGEVPQHLLHGHHEEAKRAALRYKEVFGEDFYIEIQDHGLPEQKKVNPLLVELAREIGVQLVATNDVHYLQREDADVQDVLICIGTGKNVEDEERFKIPTNQLYLKSQDEMARLFPQWAEAVANTAVIADKCSLELEFGRSILPEYRPLPQGTDAAGYLEELCRKGLEERYAKLDRWQDEKQRGELEQRLAFELGVIDRMGFSDYFLIVWDFIAFAHRQGIATGPGRGSSAGSLVAYTLHITDVDPMKYNLLFERFLNPERVTMPDIDIDFSDERRDEVIAYVAGKYGPEHVAQIITFGTMAAKAAVRDVGRALNVPFGEVDKVAKLIPSHLGITLERALKESPDLKALYDSSLRIRELLDMAMKVEGMPRHASTHAAGVVISRDPLTDAVPLQEGSEVAALTQYSMENLESIGLLKMDFLGLRTLSIIERCMNWIVSLEGKSPDFRVIPDDDPLTYSMLSKGETTGIFQLESSGIRRVLKDLRPSKFEDIISVVALYRPGPMEFIPKYIGGKHGQLEVEYPHSDLKPILEDTYGIIVYQEQIMQIASNMAGFSLGEADLLRRAVSKKKREVLDEERGHFVAGSLKQGYSEQDANAVYDMIVRFADYGFPRAHAAAYGVLAFQTAYLKAHYPVEFMAAMLTAVMGSHRKVAEYILECRRMGIKVLPPDVNDSGVLFTPRRSAAGHTGAESEASAPGGPSSETGPNEGGGVIRFGLAAIKNVGTQAMESIIRERAEKPFESLIDFCRRVDLRVCNKRVIESLIQGGAFDSLPGHRAQLLAMLDEAVEAALKWRKEREDLQIQFFDFVETVNWEIPYPEVPRLPAADQLSLERELLGLYLSGHPLDDYEELLSAEGVDKLMDLAEAPDETRTVVGGMVVSLKAITTKKGKPMAFMELEDQVERVEVVLFPEVWARSRNLVEKGALLAVRATVQQQDEGFKLLADEVAQLEADGLARLRRAAQAPRARSAGAGPGSRPAPPAGQGSGPATGARTSAAAGPQAGPARGSAGPAAARPAGAASAARAGGAAASPASRGAGGQGVKTQGQRVFIKIAAAAEDARLLEQLKQLLEQHPGPLPTVLFYESSGRLLALSERYRIKPSPELIQAMEKLLGAGTVRIK; this comes from the coding sequence ATGACAAGCGAAAGTTTTGTGCATCTGCATGTGCACAGCGAATACAGTCTGCTGGACGGCGCGGCCAGGCTGGAGGATCTGGTGGACAAGGCGGCCGAATACGGCATGAATGCCCTGGCCCTGACGGATCATGGCGTGATGTACGGGACGGTTCCTTTCTACAAGCTGTGCAAATCGAAAGGGATCAAGCCGATCATTGGTATGGAGGCTTATTTTACCGCAGACTCACGGAAGGAGCGCGGCAGCCGGAAGGATCAGCCGATTTATCATCTTATTCTGCTGGCCAAGAATGAACAGGGGTACAGGAATCTGATGAAGCTGTGCTCCATTGGACACCTGGAGGGTTTTCACTATAAACCCCGGATTGACTGGGACGTGCTGAAGCAGCACAGCGAGGGGCTTGTCGTGCTCAGCGCCTGCCTGGGGGGAGAGGTGCCCCAGCATTTGCTGCATGGACATCATGAGGAGGCCAAACGGGCTGCCTTGCGGTACAAGGAAGTGTTTGGCGAGGATTTCTATATCGAAATTCAGGATCACGGCCTGCCGGAGCAGAAAAAGGTCAATCCGCTGCTAGTGGAGCTGGCCCGCGAAATTGGCGTGCAGCTGGTGGCTACAAACGATGTGCATTACCTCCAGCGGGAGGATGCGGATGTTCAGGATGTACTGATTTGTATCGGCACCGGCAAAAATGTCGAGGACGAGGAACGGTTCAAAATTCCGACTAACCAGCTCTACTTGAAAAGCCAGGACGAAATGGCCAGGCTGTTCCCGCAGTGGGCCGAAGCGGTTGCCAATACAGCCGTCATTGCAGATAAGTGCAGCCTTGAACTGGAATTTGGACGCTCGATTCTGCCGGAATACCGTCCGCTGCCGCAGGGCACGGATGCAGCCGGCTATCTGGAAGAGCTGTGCCGCAAAGGGCTTGAGGAGCGTTATGCGAAGCTGGATCGCTGGCAGGATGAGAAACAGCGCGGCGAGCTGGAGCAAAGGCTCGCATTTGAGCTTGGCGTCATCGACCGGATGGGTTTCTCTGATTATTTCCTGATCGTCTGGGATTTCATTGCTTTTGCCCACAGACAGGGCATCGCTACCGGACCGGGGCGGGGATCTTCGGCAGGCAGTCTGGTAGCTTACACGCTGCATATTACGGATGTAGATCCGATGAAATACAATCTGCTCTTTGAACGTTTCCTGAATCCGGAGCGGGTGACGATGCCCGATATTGATATTGACTTCAGTGATGAGCGCCGGGATGAAGTCATTGCTTACGTCGCTGGGAAATACGGCCCTGAACACGTGGCGCAAATTATTACATTTGGAACAATGGCGGCAAAGGCGGCTGTGAGGGATGTCGGACGGGCGCTGAACGTCCCGTTTGGAGAAGTGGACAAGGTGGCGAAGCTGATTCCTTCCCATCTGGGTATTACCCTTGAGCGCGCGCTTAAGGAAAGCCCCGATCTTAAAGCGCTCTATGACTCCTCGCTACGAATCCGGGAGCTGCTGGACATGGCCATGAAGGTCGAAGGCATGCCGCGGCATGCTTCCACTCATGCCGCCGGCGTGGTCATTTCCCGCGATCCGCTCACTGATGCAGTTCCGCTGCAGGAAGGGAGCGAAGTGGCCGCTTTGACACAGTATTCGATGGAGAATCTGGAGTCGATCGGCCTGCTCAAAATGGACTTTCTGGGTCTGCGTACTTTGTCGATCATCGAAAGATGTATGAACTGGATTGTCAGTCTGGAAGGTAAGTCGCCGGATTTCCGGGTTATTCCCGACGATGATCCTCTGACTTATTCGATGCTGTCCAAAGGGGAAACAACGGGCATCTTCCAGCTGGAATCCTCAGGAATCCGGCGGGTGCTGAAGGATTTGCGGCCGTCGAAATTTGAAGACATTATTTCTGTTGTTGCCCTGTACCGTCCGGGCCCGATGGAGTTTATCCCCAAATATATCGGCGGTAAACACGGCCAGCTGGAGGTGGAGTATCCGCATTCGGATCTGAAGCCGATTCTGGAGGATACGTACGGCATTATCGTCTATCAGGAACAGATCATGCAGATCGCTTCCAATATGGCGGGGTTCTCGCTGGGCGAAGCGGATTTGCTGCGGCGAGCGGTGTCCAAGAAGAAACGCGAGGTGCTGGACGAGGAACGCGGGCATTTTGTGGCCGGCAGCCTTAAGCAGGGCTACAGCGAGCAGGATGCGAACGCCGTTTATGATATGATCGTCCGGTTTGCGGATTATGGTTTTCCCCGCGCCCACGCCGCCGCTTACGGCGTGCTTGCCTTCCAGACCGCCTACCTGAAGGCGCATTATCCGGTCGAATTTATGGCCGCCATGCTAACGGCCGTGATGGGCAGTCACCGCAAGGTAGCGGAATATATTCTCGAATGCCGCCGTATGGGCATTAAAGTGCTTCCGCCGGACGTCAATGACAGCGGCGTGCTGTTTACGCCGCGTCGCAGCGCCGCCGGGCATACGGGCGCCGAGTCCGAAGCTTCGGCTCCAGGCGGGCCTTCATCCGAAACGGGGCCTAACGAAGGCGGGGGCGTGATCCGATTCGGCTTGGCCGCGATCAAAAATGTCGGCACCCAGGCGATGGAGAGCATCATCCGCGAGCGGGCCGAGAAGCCGTTCGAAAGCCTGATTGATTTCTGCCGCCGCGTTGATCTGCGGGTGTGCAACAAGCGCGTCATTGAGTCGCTGATTCAGGGCGGCGCGTTTGACAGTTTGCCGGGCCACCGCGCCCAGCTGCTGGCGATGCTGGACGAAGCGGTGGAAGCCGCGCTCAAATGGCGCAAGGAACGGGAGGATCTGCAGATCCAGTTCTTTGATTTCGTGGAGACGGTCAACTGGGAGATCCCATATCCCGAGGTGCCGCGTTTGCCTGCGGCAGACCAGCTGTCGCTGGAGCGGGAGCTGCTCGGCTTATATTTGTCGGGCCATCCGCTCGACGATTATGAAGAGCTGCTGTCTGCAGAAGGCGTGGACAAGCTGATGGATTTGGCGGAAGCACCGGACGAGACCCGGACGGTTGTCGGCGGCATGGTCGTTTCGCTGAAGGCGATCACGACGAAGAAAGGCAAGCCGATGGCGTTCATGGAGCTGGAAGACCAGGTTGAACGCGTGGAGGTTGTGTTGTTCCCCGAGGTGTGGGCGAGAAGCCGGAACCTCGTGGAGAAAGGGGCGCTGCTGGCCGTCCGGGCGACGGTGCAGCAGCAGGACGAGGGCTTCAAGCTGCTGGCCGACGAAGTGGCGCAGCTTGAAGCCGATGGCCTCGCGAGGCTCCGCCGCGCGGCCCAGGCCCCGCGGGCGCGCAGCGCCGGCGCCGGCCCGGGCAGCCGCCCGGCGCCGCCCGCGGGGCAGGGGTCCGGGCCTGCCACAGGCGCCCGGACAAGTGCAGCGGCCGGTCCGCAGGCGGGACCGGCCCGAGGCAGCGCCGGCCCGGCCGCGGCACGGCCGGCTGGCGCTGCTTCCGCCGCCCGCGCAGGCGGGGCGGCGGCTTCGCCGGCCTCCCGCGGGGCAGGCGGCCAGGGCGTGAAGACGCAGGGGCAGCGCGTCTTCATCAAGATTGCCGCGGCGGCGGAGGACGCCCGGCTGCTGGAGCAGCTCAAGCAGCTGCTGGAGCAGCACCCGGGGCCGCTGCCCACGGTGCTGTTCTACGAGAGCAGCGGCCGGCTGCTCGCGCTCAGCGAGCGCTACCGCATCAAACCATCGCCTGAGCTGATCCAGGCGATGGAGAAGCTGCTCGGCGCAGGCACGGTCCGAATCAAATAA
- a CDS encoding phosphatidylglycerophosphatase A family protein has protein sequence MTYELAEAQLRRRGVSLESIASIVYQLQLPYHPGLKEEECLDSVKSVLGKREVQYTLFTGIALDELAEKRQLPEPLQAILEADEPLYGVDETMALGITSLFGMIGLTSLGYLDKVKPGIIGILNDQTDSIHVFLDDLVAGIAAAASARIAHNNENAKQYL, from the coding sequence ATGACCTACGAATTGGCGGAAGCCCAGCTGCGCAGAAGGGGAGTCAGTCTGGAATCTATTGCTTCAATCGTGTACCAGCTCCAGCTTCCCTATCATCCGGGCTTGAAAGAGGAAGAATGTTTGGACAGCGTTAAATCGGTCCTGGGTAAAAGGGAGGTCCAGTACACCTTATTTACGGGGATTGCACTGGATGAGCTGGCGGAGAAGAGGCAGCTGCCCGAACCGCTGCAGGCGATTCTTGAAGCCGACGAACCGCTGTACGGGGTGGACGAAACGATGGCGCTTGGCATTACCAGCCTGTTTGGTATGATCGGCTTGACGAGTCTTGGTTACTTGGACAAGGTAAAGCCGGGGATTATCGGGATTTTGAATGATCAAACGGATAGTATCCATGTTTTTCTGGACGATCTGGTCGCAGGAATTGCCGCAGCGGCATCGGCACGTATTGCCCATAATAACGAGAATGCCAAGCAGTATCTCTGA
- a CDS encoding MgtC/SapB family protein, which produces MQYELLLRVLLAGICGVIIGYERKNRMKEAGVRTHFVVAVGAALMMIISKYGFQDQVGWENLSVDPSRIAAGVVSGVSFLGAGMIFMQKQTIKGLTTAAGIWATSGIGMAVGAGLYWIGLGVTLIIFVGQVLMHSRFGGKSLATPRSEKIHVLLQNEAGAAERLLNKLKEQHIQVTTFSMEKLETGLSLEAVVKWKVEMPPDQLIALLSELSDVRKAELE; this is translated from the coding sequence ATGCAGTATGAGCTGCTGTTAAGAGTGCTGCTGGCCGGAATTTGCGGAGTGATCATCGGTTATGAACGCAAGAATCGAATGAAAGAAGCCGGGGTGCGCACCCATTTTGTGGTTGCGGTCGGAGCTGCCTTAATGATGATCATTTCCAAATACGGATTTCAGGATCAGGTGGGATGGGAGAATTTGTCGGTCGATCCTTCACGGATTGCGGCAGGCGTGGTAAGCGGCGTAAGCTTCCTTGGAGCCGGGATGATTTTTATGCAGAAACAGACGATCAAAGGATTGACCACCGCGGCCGGTATTTGGGCGACCTCAGGCATCGGCATGGCGGTCGGGGCCGGTTTATATTGGATTGGCTTGGGAGTGACGCTAATTATTTTCGTAGGCCAGGTTCTGATGCACAGCCGGTTTGGAGGGAAGAGTCTGGCTACCCCGAGAAGTGAAAAAATCCATGTGCTTCTGCAAAATGAAGCAGGTGCGGCGGAACGTTTGTTGAATAAGCTTAAGGAGCAGCATATCCAGGTGACGACTTTTTCGATGGAAAAATTGGAAACCGGGTTATCTCTCGAGGCTGTGGTCAAATGGAAGGTAGAAATGCCTCCCGATCAACTGATCGCGCTGCTGAGCGAGCTCTCCGATGTGCGGAAAGCGGAGCTGGAATAG